TAATTTCCTGACATATGacccaaaatattttttttaatataaaaaaagataattaatctaaataaaaaataaaagaaaaaaagcgtTGAATTTTGACATATTCAATATTCTAATGTAACTTTGATTTGCAATTTTGTTTGCAATTacggttttttaaaaaaaaacaccaataactatttttttatctaaatattttttataaaaataaaaattaattatttaatttataattataattttttttaataaaaatatataaagaatacataaaatataaccatcaaattaaatttagtgatattttttagaataactaataaagaatttattttatttagaccataattttttaaagaacaTATAGATAAAGCGATgtctaatatttattattataaagaaAACGAATATTTTGGACGGTCAATAGAagctaataaaattttattggaaCTGCATGACACACCTTAATTTCAATGGAGtcgtaattaaaatttatattgtttgatttttttatttttataatatattaattatgtatatatttttttatatatttatagtcAAACTCAATCCAAATAATTTATGAGCTATTTGTATAACACTATACAATTTTATTACTGTCTATATAAAATAGGAATATGATTTGTGGAGACAGAGTCGGAGCTTTATTAAGGCAAGGGAAAAAAATTAGTAGAAGTCCTTCAAAATATAAAGAGTAATTGAGTtggctcaaatattttatttaatttagggtattaggtattttttatttatttaatatattattatttattttatttaattttttatatgataaaaaatattaaaatattcaataaatattgatattattgtatttgtataaattgataaaaaattcaataaatattataaattttaatatttttataattggaggcgtttaataagtgattctactaacccattttgtgtgtgaatataagctactggatgttcaatacttattccattagccatacaataagcatcaaaagcttggaaagtaaattcaccagcattatcaaggcgaattgctttgattgaattttctggaaattgtacttttaatcaaataatttgagccagcaatctcgcaaacgccaagttgcgagaagacaataagcacacatgtatATTATTGCCACATAacaattatcttatcttgtactaattaatttataatttttctcttattttttaaaaatttattttattttaatattaaacacTTAATAGAAATGAGTTATTTAATCatgattataattattttttccaGCGAGAATACGTAAAAAGTACCTAAGATATTACCACTAAACTAAatttagtgatttttttttttagaataactAATAAGGAGTTATTTTTAAagcatgatttttttattaatatctactattattaaaaaaacGAATATCCTAGACAGTATTATCTAAATAGAAGCATTATCAAGTCTTACCGGAATTGTATGACACACCTTTTTCAACCAATAGAGAGTATTACTATTTATCAAATAATTCATGAgttattttggtattttataaccatcaattggtcatcaatagtatttttaatggtgtgagattatatCTAATAGTGAGAAGATcactcatttttattttgatggttaagtgctggctaaaaaatacaaaaattgctAACCCTTAGactttttcttcactttttatGGAAGTAGCCACCTTATAACAATTGGTTCATTCCCCTGCCGTCCGGACCACCATTCTTCTAAAGGTAGAGAAAATCGAGATTTTACGTGAAatcgaaaaagtaaataaaaaacgtAAAACGTAAAATCTTAACAAGATTTAAATCGTAAAATCGTCAGACTTAGTACAAATTTCGTAAAATCGATAAACTCATTTAAAATCGTAATATGGAGAGATTTTAAGAGTTAAATCGAGATTCTATCTACTACTGTTGTGTATGGACCGGTTCAATTTGGATTGAACCTTGTAAGATGTAATTCTGTCCGAGTCAGGCGAACCATCCCTAAACCATTTTTCTTACCATTTTTCTTAGGTTGGTTCGGTCACCAGAATGTGACTTGTAGTGGTGATGCTAATAATAGATAGAATATAGTGAGAATAATAGCAATCAAACATTCAAACATCATGTGGTGGACCCGCactaaatagaaaaaaaaaattgcatgcGGTGCTAGGCAAGGTAGGCCGTTTCTGGTACAGGTTTGTTACTTTGTTTGATATGGATAGAAATAGGTATTGAAGCGTGGCAGTGGAAGTGGGAGATGTGATCGATTCACAAAATAGCAAATATGATACCATAAAAACTTGTCATTCacaaatttaatcaaaataaataattaattgaattgaattaaaacaATATCAGAATTCCATACTTTGTGCTTAAGTAGTGTTATACACAAGTTTGGCTGAGACACAAGAAGGGATCAAATACTTTCCTTgttcgttttcttctttttaatccaaaaagatgaaagaaaaaaaaaaaagaaaaaacaagctTCTGGAGAAAACCAAAGCATCCAAAAAGCAACCCCGAGTTACCTCACTGGGTCACTCTGTTTTTGTCGATTGTTACAAGAAATTGCAAATAACAAATATCTAGATGACAGTGATTTCAGTAATACAGTTTACTTAGATAATTAGATATAGGATTCAAACTACGTGGCCTGAATCAGAGGGACCTTGCAGGAAAATAATTAGAAAGACGAACACCGATGAATACTTTATTATGAATGGATAGAAAATTTGAtattaaacataattttaagTGGTGAGTTGAAGAAACCTCTGAGCCATGGGATGGTTGGCTTGGGAGAGTTGGTTAGGATTTAGAATCTCAACAATCTCACCATCAACGAGGAGGCAGACGACATCAGCAATCCTCTGTATTTGTTTGATGCTGTGAGACACCATAATCATGGTCATGCCATTATTCTTGTTGAGCTTCAACAGTGCAGCCTCTATATTCTCTGTGGAAATAGGATCTAAAGCACTCGTTGGCTCATCAAGCAGCAAAACCTCAGGGGAATTAGCAAGAGTTCTGGCCAGCGCAACCCTCTGTGCTTGACCCACTGACAACTCCGCCGCCGACTTCTGAAGGAAGGAAGCGTCCACGTCAGCTAGCATCAACAGCTTACATACCTCAACATCTGAAAGCTTCTTCCCGCTGAGGCTGGGGCCGTACCTCACGTTGTCGGCTACAGTGCCTTCGAAGAGGGCGGGCAGCTGGAACAGCATGCCAACTTTGCGGCGGAGGGAGAGCACGTCGAGCTGGCAGATGTCTCGGGAGTCGAGGAAGACGGAGGCGGAGGGAGGTTCCCAGAGGCGGTTGAGTGCCCTGAGGAGCGTTGACTTGCCGCTGCCACTTGGGCCTATGACTCCCACTATGACGCCCTTTAGGATTTCCAGACTGATGCCCTTCAGTATTGGGACCCCTGCATCCGACACTCTCCGAAGATCGCGTACCTCCATTTTCGGGTGTCCTTCGCCATTCTCCACCTCCAAAAGCTGCTCCTTCCAATCATCTGTAATTCAAAAACACACTCATCAAATCAATGAACAAGTGATCCATTGAATGAAAGTCGATCAAACTTACTTTACCTATCAGAGAAGACATACTTGCTATTTTGTGAATCGATCACATCTCCCACTTCTACCACCACCACGCTTCAAGACCTATTTCTATCCATATCAAACAAAGTAACAAACCTGTACCATAAACGGCCTACCTTGCCCAACACCgcatgcaattttttttatttagtacgGGTCCACCACATGATGTTTGAATGTTTGATTGCTATTATTCTCactatattttatctattattaGCATCACCACTACACGTCACATTCTGGTGACTGAACCAATCTAAGAAAAATGGTTTAGGGATAGTTCGGCTGACTCGAACAGAGTTACATCTTGCAAGGTTCAATCCAAACTGAACAGGTCCATACACAACAGCAAAAAAGAACCAGGTAGAAGAATGGTGGTGCGGACGGCAGGAGGATGAACCAATTGTTATAAGGTGGCAACTTTTATATAAAGCGAAGAAAAAGTTTAGGGGTCAacaacttttatattttatggcTAGTACTTAATCATCAAAacaaaaatgagtaatttttctattattagatataatctcataccattaaaaatattattgacgATCAATTAATGGTTACAAAACACTAATAAAGAGTATTACTATTTATCAAATAATTCACGAGTTATTCgtacattataaaattttattactatttatataatttaagaatataaTTTGTGGAGATACACATAGTTTTAGTAATTATCTTATCTCGTACtaattagttataattttttctcttatttttataaaagatatatatatattttaatattaaacacttaataaaaattagttatttaatttatggttattattcaatttttttaataaaagtacataaagagtacatcAAATATAActactaaattaaatttaatgattattttttagaataactAATAAAgagttatttctttttaattatcgTTATTTGAAGAACATATATAGATAAAACTATGTTTAATGTGTATTATTATAAAGAAAATGAATATCTGAATAGTATTCTCTGAATAAAAGTAtactcaaattttattaaaattggatgatacacttttttttaaactaataaaaagtgataattgaaatttatattgtttaatttttttatttttataatatatatatatttctattatttcgAAATCaccatttaatttaattacggGTCTTTCTCATACTTTGCAAAAATGGGTTCAGTGGATTTCAaagttttagtttttgaattggCTGTTATGAATGTGACATTGttactatatatatttgtaGCGAAACTGAGTCTAAATAATTCAtgagttatttttataatattataaaattttattattatttatataacttACGAATATGATTTGTGGAGAGGCATATAACATaataattatcttatcttatattaattagtttataattttttttatttttttaaattttattttattttattttattcttaatattaaaCACTTAATAGAAagtagttatttaatttatggttgtaattaattttttttatgaaagtacataaaaaaaatacataaaatataaccactaaactaaatttagtgattttttttgtagaatACTAATAAGGAGTTTTTTCTTTAGACCATGGTTCTTTGaagaatatataaataaaaccaTGTTTAATATCTACTAttataaagaaaacaaatattttggacagtattttttgaataataacgTGAGAAAGTTTAGAGGCtagtaaattttgtgatttttagcCATCAATAAGTATAATTATTCGTGTCATGCAtgtgataagattaaaattataattttaaattattttttaaaattaatttgaattataataatttgattaaaaaataacatgttatatattgttttttttaaatttagtgttAATTGGATTAgctctaaaatagttattaattgatttaataatctactttttttaataaatcagacatatatactaaatgtgatcataaataatacagtaatagttaaatccaccaataaatatattagttattttcaaactataaaataaattaaatataaaggttattagcacttataaatctataaaatcgCACTGTCTTTGTCTTTGTTCGCGTGCAAGGGTTTACttatcaaataaacttaaaatatgaacaaaaaatatttataaattggaCCTAGCATTACTTGaaagaataatagaaaataatcaacttacctTATCATCCATGAGAACCATTTCTATGTAAGTCGtcttgttcttgtcaaatttggatgagatttTTCATaaccttatatattaatttttttaaataattctatacaTATTCATAAATAAAANNNNNNNNNNNNNNNNNNNNNNNNNNNNNNNNNNNNNNNNNNNNNNNNNNNNNNNNNNNNATTTTATTAAACTCTATATTACcggttattaaaaatattaaaatatatgaacaaaaaatatttataaaatggacCTAACATCACTTAAAAGAATCatggaaaataatcaacttacctTACTATCCGTGAGAACCATTTTTATGTAAGTCGTCTTGTTCTTTTCAAATTTCGATAGAAcatatatgattattttttattctacaatcgtgcaataatttttattttttatatctatatatattccTCAATTCCGACTCCATTCATATGCatattaatagtttttttttctaatagtgatgttttaatttctcgttttcctttttttcgcgtatttttctttttttttttaaatagtgatgttttaatatttttcttttttttaaatatatttttcttaataattacattattaatctaaaatataaaatgagaaagaaaataaacttaaaaataaaaaaaaaattatattaaaaaatataaaaaaaatatattcaaaaagaatagtcgtaatatataaattgagtcaacaatttaaatttctctaaaactaatttaatcaaataccaatattagaaataaattacttaaataatatataatctaTTCTAATCATTAGACACGTATAGATTAGAGTCATTCTCGTAACGATAACGAACTGAAACAACTTCGTAAGTTCGAACATTTAAAATTCGTGCAAATTCAGACCATTCCTTTATTCTTTGAAAACCTTCTGTATACCTGATAGAGTTGAATCGAAATTTCTTTCATGGAAAAGAATTACGGAGATGGCTTTGATGTGTTACAGACCAAAATTCGGaagtcactatttatatttgagtgtcGCACCCATTAAACCCGAAAGACTAAATAAAATAGTGTCTctggttttattctcatttaattctaaatcaaaagtaataatgacttatttaattcagCATTTATGATAATAAATGAGATGACCATTATATAAgacatttaatataaaatagcttaatttacgattataattaatatatgtatcgCCCATAAATAGATTAggaaataataatttcataacaaaataatgattcaatttgaattacaattaattgattgatagaaattataataaattgtatgatatttaaaaaattaaccaaatcaattagttgatataattaatttattataataaaattaatttaatgagttaaaagaaataaattgaaaaacacCATCAGAAATATGTTATGACAGTTTTATCATTAAGtgcataaatttattttttacataataataaaatagatagttacagattattatattaaacacaaactaaaaaatacactaaacaaaataaaagtatcaatggtaaaatataacctaaaaaatacttaaatttaaaaagaacatgtgatgaattataataaatctatatatgagaagtaaaagtaaaataaataattaaaaataaagtaaaaagaacaattaaaaaaataaaagatagaaaagataatgTGTGGAGTAGATAAAAAATGTATtgcaatataaaattaatataattaattaatataaaggattaaagagaaaaattaaaataggatcttattaaaaaaagttcaaaatattttttaaaaaaaacctattaaacaacttttataaaaatattacaaaaaatttaaattatctttaaataaaataataatatccttaagaattattaatcaaaataaataaaaaaagaattaatataaaacaaaatcatagaaaaatattagcaaaattaagataaaaaacaaattaatataaaataaaattatagaaaaaatattaacaaaattaagataaaaaaataaaaataaaaaattacaaatattttacttaaagtacaaaatagagagaaaaaaaaggaatatataaaataataaaataataatttgaattaattgagtttatttatttcat
This portion of the Arachis duranensis cultivar V14167 chromosome 6, aradu.V14167.gnm2.J7QH, whole genome shotgun sequence genome encodes:
- the LOC107495866 gene encoding ABC transporter I family member 17, which encodes MSSLIDDWKEQLLEVENGEGHPKMEVRDLRRVSDAGVPILKGISLEILKGVIVGVIGPSGSGKSTLLRALNRLWEPPSASVFLDSRDICQLDVLSLRRKVGMLFQLPALFEGTVADNVRYGPSLSGKKLSDVEVCKLLMLADVDASFLQKSAAELSVGQAQRVALARTLANSPEVLLLDEPTSALDPISTENIEAALLKLNKNNGMTMIMVSHSIKQIQRIADVVCLLVDGEIVEILNPNQLSQANHPMAQRFLQLTT